A window of the Sphaerobacter thermophilus DSM 20745 genome harbors these coding sequences:
- the nosZ gene encoding Sec-dependent nitrous-oxide reductase, with amino-acid sequence MDKAHQTRRFNRRTVLKGVGAAAVLGPAAGALFSSCSIGGNGNGGGGTGAPASANDIAKERGLTPEDVAAALKTYVPSGRHDEYLMFTSGGHSGQLLVIGIPSMRLLRVIGVFAPEPWQGWGYSDASRKVLEEGGFQGKTLTVGDTHHPALSETNAQYDGQFVFINEKIHGRVAVIDLRDFETKQIVKNPLTLSNHACFVTPNTEYVVEGCQYATPLGGAYAPLEEFEEKYRGAITFWKFNRERGRIVPDESFAVELPPYFQDLGDAGRGVSDGWVFLNSLNTEMATGGIQEGKPPLEIGASQREMDYLSVVNWKKAEEVARAGKVELINGFPVITIKTAVEEGILFQVPEPKSPHGVDVSPDGAYIVVSGKLDPHVTVYSMKKIEEQIAKGNYETDSFGIPVLDFAGCMEAQVELGLGPLHTQFDDKGYAYTSLFIDSAVARWTLGGEGKSDGWKFVDKIPVHYNVGHIAAVQGDTIQPGGKFLVALNKWSVDRFAPVGPLLPQNLQLIDISGETMQLLYDMPIGIGEPHYAQIIPVSLLQPWEVYPETGWEPGIQAVDAQAAQLGNEGVERNGSQVTVRMTALRSHFTPDIVRVKQGDTVTWHITNVENAHDATHGFVLPGVNVSLSLEPGEANSFTFTAEHPGVYPFYCTEFCAALHVEMMGYLIVEPS; translated from the coding sequence ATGGACAAAGCGCATCAGACGCGACGCTTCAATCGTCGCACCGTCCTCAAGGGCGTCGGTGCCGCCGCAGTCCTGGGACCAGCGGCGGGTGCGCTCTTCTCGTCGTGCAGCATCGGTGGCAACGGGAACGGCGGTGGCGGAACTGGGGCGCCCGCCTCGGCGAATGACATCGCCAAGGAACGCGGCCTGACCCCGGAAGACGTCGCGGCGGCGCTGAAGACGTATGTGCCGAGCGGCCGTCACGACGAGTACCTGATGTTCACCTCCGGGGGACACTCCGGCCAGCTCCTCGTGATCGGTATCCCGTCGATGCGGCTGCTGCGGGTCATCGGCGTGTTCGCGCCCGAACCGTGGCAGGGCTGGGGATACTCCGACGCCAGCCGGAAGGTGCTGGAGGAGGGCGGCTTCCAGGGCAAGACCCTAACCGTCGGCGATACCCACCACCCTGCGTTGAGCGAGACGAACGCGCAGTACGATGGCCAGTTCGTCTTCATCAACGAGAAGATCCACGGCCGAGTGGCGGTGATCGACCTGCGGGACTTCGAGACGAAGCAGATCGTCAAGAACCCCTTGACGCTCAGCAACCACGCCTGCTTCGTCACCCCGAACACCGAGTACGTCGTGGAGGGGTGCCAATACGCCACTCCGCTCGGAGGCGCCTACGCGCCGCTGGAGGAGTTTGAGGAGAAGTACCGGGGCGCGATCACCTTCTGGAAGTTCAACAGGGAGCGCGGCCGTATCGTCCCGGATGAGTCGTTCGCAGTTGAGTTGCCGCCGTACTTCCAGGATCTGGGTGACGCCGGCCGCGGTGTGAGCGACGGCTGGGTCTTCCTCAACTCGCTCAACACCGAGATGGCGACTGGCGGCATCCAGGAGGGCAAGCCTCCGCTGGAGATCGGCGCCTCGCAGCGGGAGATGGACTATCTCTCGGTCGTGAACTGGAAGAAGGCCGAGGAGGTGGCCCGCGCCGGCAAAGTGGAGCTGATCAACGGGTTCCCGGTCATCACGATCAAGACCGCAGTCGAGGAAGGGATCCTGTTCCAGGTCCCCGAGCCGAAGAGCCCGCACGGCGTCGATGTGTCGCCCGACGGCGCCTACATCGTGGTCTCCGGCAAGCTGGACCCGCACGTCACCGTCTACAGCATGAAGAAGATCGAGGAGCAGATCGCCAAGGGGAACTACGAGACGGACAGCTTCGGCATCCCCGTCCTCGACTTCGCTGGGTGCATGGAGGCACAGGTTGAGCTGGGCCTGGGGCCGCTCCACACCCAGTTCGACGACAAGGGCTATGCCTACACCAGCCTCTTTATCGACAGCGCGGTGGCGCGCTGGACGCTCGGAGGCGAGGGCAAGTCCGACGGCTGGAAGTTCGTCGACAAGATCCCGGTCCACTACAACGTCGGCCACATCGCGGCGGTCCAGGGTGACACCATCCAGCCTGGCGGCAAGTTCCTGGTTGCGCTCAACAAGTGGTCGGTCGACCGCTTCGCTCCGGTCGGGCCGCTCCTGCCGCAAAACCTCCAGTTGATCGACATCTCGGGCGAGACGATGCAGTTGCTCTACGACATGCCGATCGGCATCGGTGAGCCGCACTACGCCCAGATCATCCCGGTGAGCCTGCTGCAGCCGTGGGAGGTCTACCCGGAGACCGGCTGGGAGCCGGGGATCCAGGCGGTGGACGCCCAGGCGGCCCAGCTCGGCAACGAGGGCGTCGAGCGCAACGGGTCGCAGGTGACGGTGCGCATGACCGCGCTGCGTAGCCACTTCACCCCGGACATCGTGCGGGTGAAGCAGGGCGACACGGTCACCTGGCACATCACCAACGTCGAGAACGCGCACGACGCGACGCACGGCTTCGTGCTGCCCGGTGTGAACGTCAGTCTGAGCCTGGAGCCGGGTGAGGCGAACTCGTTCACCTTCACCGCCGAACATCCGGGCGTCTACCCCTTCTACTGCACGGAGTTCTGCGCCGCGCTGCACGTCGAGATGATGGGCTACCTCATCGTCGAGCCCAGCTAG
- a CDS encoding RelA/SpoT family protein: MSAPQIDDRSEREAAVASPHPSEAGERVATWADLEQVIRERMPGMDLTLVRKAYEFADQAHAGKLRRSGDPYISHPLAVAIILAEMQLDQETLCAALLHDVIEDTDTSVEELTTIFGERIARLVDGVTKLGRIRWATEEDSVTREKERQAESLRKMFLAMVDDVRVVLIKLADRLHNMRTLEHMPRAKQLRSAQETMEIYAPLANRLGIWQLKSELEDLALRYLDPQTYFSIKRALDRRGTDRERYLQRVINDLTKALAEAGIRAEISAREKHITSIARKMERKGRSFDEIYDVLGVRVIVDEKKDCYGALGVIHTMWHPIPGEFDDYIATPKESMYQSIHTAVLGPDGHPLEIQIRTAEMHHVAEYGIAAHWRYKEGARPDPNVEAKIAWLRQLMDWRDEVVDAQEFVESLKSDVFQEMIYVFTPKGDIIELPAGATPVDFAYRIHTEVGHQCVGAKVNNQLVPLNYRLQNGQVVQIMTSKTKVGPSRDWLMSSSGYITTASAREKVRQWFRRQEREENIAQGREILDRELRRLGIDAKLEDIAKQFPRYQKVEDFLAAIGYGAITPQQIASRLAEHAEPQVLTHSSKASAQPALPGLRVQGVGDLYTRLAACCKPVYGDPIIGYVTRGRGITVHRTDCHNVAHVDEPGRLVQVSWGNDQRQTYPVNVRLEAWDRVGLLRDITTLVAEEKVNMLSVLTGVNDDRTVTVLMTLEVESVQQLSRVLQKLETIRDVYDVRREAAPGPRPA; this comes from the coding sequence ATGTCTGCACCACAGATCGACGACCGGTCAGAGCGCGAGGCGGCCGTCGCGTCGCCCCATCCCAGCGAAGCGGGAGAAAGGGTCGCGACCTGGGCCGACCTGGAGCAGGTCATCCGGGAGCGGATGCCCGGTATGGACCTGACCCTCGTGCGCAAGGCGTACGAGTTCGCGGATCAGGCCCATGCCGGGAAGCTCCGGCGCTCTGGCGATCCCTACATCTCACACCCGCTTGCGGTAGCCATCATCCTGGCCGAAATGCAGCTCGACCAGGAGACGCTGTGCGCTGCCCTGCTCCACGACGTCATCGAGGACACCGATACCTCCGTCGAGGAGTTGACGACGATCTTCGGGGAGCGGATCGCCCGGCTCGTCGACGGCGTCACCAAGCTAGGACGTATCCGGTGGGCGACCGAGGAGGACTCGGTCACCCGGGAGAAGGAGCGGCAGGCCGAGAGCCTGCGCAAGATGTTCCTGGCGATGGTGGACGACGTCCGCGTGGTGCTGATCAAGCTGGCCGACCGGCTCCACAACATGCGTACGCTCGAGCACATGCCGCGTGCCAAGCAGCTCCGCAGCGCCCAGGAGACGATGGAGATCTATGCGCCGCTCGCCAACCGGCTCGGCATCTGGCAGCTCAAGTCGGAGCTGGAAGACCTGGCGCTGCGCTATCTCGACCCGCAGACCTATTTCTCGATCAAGCGGGCGCTCGACCGGCGCGGCACCGATCGCGAGCGGTATCTGCAGCGCGTCATCAACGATCTGACGAAGGCCCTGGCCGAGGCCGGGATTCGAGCCGAGATCTCCGCGCGCGAAAAGCACATCACGTCGATCGCCCGGAAGATGGAGCGCAAGGGCCGGAGCTTCGACGAGATCTACGACGTCCTCGGCGTCCGCGTCATCGTCGACGAGAAGAAGGATTGCTACGGCGCCCTCGGCGTCATCCACACGATGTGGCACCCGATCCCGGGTGAGTTCGACGACTACATCGCGACGCCGAAGGAGAGCATGTACCAGTCGATCCACACCGCGGTCCTGGGTCCGGACGGCCACCCGCTCGAGATCCAGATCCGCACGGCCGAGATGCACCACGTCGCCGAGTACGGCATCGCGGCCCACTGGCGTTACAAGGAGGGTGCCCGACCCGACCCGAACGTAGAGGCGAAGATCGCCTGGCTCCGGCAACTGATGGACTGGCGCGACGAGGTGGTCGACGCGCAGGAGTTCGTCGAGTCGCTCAAGTCGGACGTCTTCCAGGAGATGATCTACGTCTTCACGCCGAAGGGCGACATCATCGAGCTGCCTGCGGGCGCGACCCCGGTCGACTTCGCCTACCGCATCCACACCGAGGTGGGCCACCAGTGCGTCGGCGCCAAGGTGAACAACCAGCTCGTGCCGCTCAACTACCGGCTGCAGAACGGCCAGGTCGTCCAGATCATGACGTCGAAGACGAAGGTCGGCCCCAGCCGGGACTGGCTGATGTCCAGCAGCGGCTACATCACCACCGCATCGGCGCGCGAGAAGGTGCGGCAGTGGTTCCGTCGCCAGGAGCGTGAGGAGAACATCGCCCAGGGACGCGAAATCCTCGATCGCGAGTTGCGGCGGCTGGGCATCGACGCCAAGCTGGAGGACATCGCCAAGCAGTTCCCGCGCTACCAGAAGGTCGAGGACTTCCTGGCCGCGATCGGGTACGGCGCTATCACGCCGCAGCAGATCGCGTCCCGGCTGGCCGAGCATGCCGAGCCGCAGGTACTCACACACTCGAGCAAGGCGAGCGCGCAGCCGGCCCTCCCGGGTTTGCGGGTCCAGGGTGTGGGTGACCTCTACACCCGGTTGGCGGCCTGCTGCAAGCCCGTGTACGGCGACCCGATCATCGGCTACGTCACGCGCGGGCGGGGCATCACCGTACACCGCACCGATTGCCACAACGTGGCGCACGTCGACGAGCCCGGCCGGCTGGTGCAGGTGAGTTGGGGGAACGACCAGCGGCAAACCTACCCGGTGAACGTCCGCCTGGAAGCGTGGGACCGTGTTGGCCTGCTGCGCGACATCACCACCCTCGTCGCCGAAGAGAAGGTCAACATGCTCTCGGTGCTGACCGGCGTGAATGACGACCGGACGGTCACCGTGCTGATGACCCTCGAAGTCGAGAGCGTACAGCAGCTCAGCCGGGTGCTGCAGAAGCTGGAGACCATCCGCGACGTTTACGACGTACGGCGCGAGGCAGCACCCGGACCACGTCCCGCCTGA
- the obgE gene encoding GTPase ObgE produces the protein MFYDRAKIYVKAGDGGNGAISFRREKYVPFGGPDGGDGGDGGDVYLRVDPHLNTLIAFKYKQHFRAERGESGQGAKKTGKRGAHLYIDVPPGTVVMDDETGRVLADLVHPGEVVRVARGGKGGLGNARFATATRQAPRMAEKGEPGEERWIRLEMKLIADVGLVGLPNAGKSTLLAASSSARPKIADYPFTTITPMLGVVEIGGPGGETFVMADIPGLIEGAAEGVGLGHEFLRHIERTRLLIHVLDGSGGLEGRDPLEDFRTINEELAAYAPELAERPQIVAINKIDLPETQANLPRLTEALTREGYEVFPISAATTEGVPALLARVLERLRELPSPQVVAPQERRVYTLEETQEDWWEAERISRHHFVVRGPKIERITRMTDFGNEEAAERYQRVLEASGISAKLEELGIQPGDVVHVADVELIWDEAALEAERQEAAAQRRRKTRRERMAARLGIDPDELLER, from the coding sequence ATGTTCTACGACCGGGCGAAGATCTACGTCAAAGCCGGCGATGGCGGCAACGGGGCGATCAGTTTCCGGCGAGAGAAGTACGTGCCCTTCGGCGGGCCGGACGGCGGCGATGGCGGGGACGGCGGCGATGTCTACCTCCGCGTGGACCCGCACCTCAACACGCTGATCGCCTTCAAGTACAAGCAGCACTTCCGGGCCGAGCGCGGCGAGTCGGGCCAGGGAGCCAAGAAGACCGGTAAGCGCGGTGCCCACCTCTACATCGACGTCCCACCGGGCACGGTGGTGATGGACGACGAGACCGGGCGGGTGCTGGCGGACCTCGTACACCCCGGTGAGGTTGTTCGGGTAGCGCGCGGCGGCAAGGGCGGACTCGGTAACGCGCGCTTTGCAACCGCGACTCGGCAGGCCCCGCGGATGGCCGAGAAGGGCGAGCCGGGTGAGGAGCGGTGGATCCGGCTGGAGATGAAGCTGATCGCCGACGTGGGGCTGGTGGGGCTGCCCAACGCGGGGAAGTCGACCCTGCTGGCTGCATCCAGTTCCGCCCGGCCGAAGATCGCGGACTACCCCTTCACGACAATCACGCCGATGCTCGGCGTGGTGGAGATCGGCGGTCCCGGCGGGGAAACGTTCGTCATGGCCGATATTCCCGGCCTGATCGAGGGGGCGGCCGAGGGCGTCGGGCTGGGCCACGAGTTTCTGCGCCATATCGAGCGGACCCGGCTGCTGATCCACGTACTGGATGGTTCGGGGGGTCTCGAGGGACGCGATCCCCTGGAGGACTTTCGCACGATCAATGAGGAACTGGCAGCCTACGCACCGGAGCTGGCGGAGCGGCCGCAGATCGTCGCGATCAACAAGATCGATCTCCCCGAGACGCAGGCCAACCTGCCGCGGCTGACTGAGGCGCTGACCAGAGAGGGCTATGAGGTCTTCCCGATCTCGGCGGCGACGACCGAGGGAGTGCCGGCGCTGCTGGCCCGCGTGCTGGAGCGCCTGCGCGAGCTTCCCTCGCCTCAGGTGGTGGCGCCGCAGGAGCGCCGCGTCTACACCCTGGAGGAGACGCAGGAGGATTGGTGGGAGGCCGAACGCATCTCACGGCACCACTTCGTCGTGCGGGGACCGAAGATTGAGCGGATTACCCGGATGACCGATTTCGGCAACGAGGAGGCTGCCGAGCGCTACCAGCGGGTCCTCGAGGCGTCGGGCATCTCCGCCAAGCTGGAGGAACTCGGGATCCAGCCGGGTGACGTCGTGCATGTGGCCGATGTGGAACTGATCTGGGATGAGGCGGCCCTGGAGGCCGAACGACAGGAGGCGGCTGCACAGCGACGCCGGAAGACTCGACGGGAGCGGATGGCTGCTCGCCTGGGGATCGACCCGGACGAGCTTCTGGAGCGCTGA
- a CDS encoding carbohydrate kinase family protein has protein sequence MTTPAPVLCLGEILIDLIGHPPGPAAAVESFVPRVGGAPANVAVALARLGVPSAFVGAVAADDPFAPVLLDRLATEGVDTRWVRRVSAAQTRLAVVTGPAGQRGFTFYGHPPADSLLSPDDLPAEAIAGAAALYLGALPLTTEPSRSAALRAVDLAIAAGVPVCFDPNPRPQFLAAGAAAREACWRIARAVTVLKVSAEDMTILGITTDDLPDVAPRARLRVLSHGAAGCDYWTPEMSGHQPAFVVQTVDETGAGDAFTAALIARGVATGFHYSADDIAFAAAVGALATTRHGAIDALPTTADVAAFLARTARDHASRQDCGTHPAGS, from the coding sequence GTGACCACCCCCGCCCCTGTCCTCTGCCTCGGAGAGATCCTGATCGACCTGATCGGCCACCCGCCCGGTCCCGCGGCGGCCGTCGAGAGCTTCGTGCCGCGAGTTGGCGGCGCCCCGGCCAACGTCGCGGTTGCGCTAGCGCGGCTCGGCGTCCCGTCGGCGTTCGTCGGGGCCGTCGCCGCGGACGATCCATTCGCCCCAGTGCTCCTCGACCGGCTGGCGACGGAGGGTGTCGACACCCGCTGGGTTAGGCGCGTTTCCGCGGCCCAGACGCGCCTTGCCGTCGTGACCGGGCCCGCAGGGCAGCGCGGGTTCACCTTCTACGGACACCCGCCGGCCGACAGCCTCCTGAGCCCGGACGACCTCCCGGCCGAAGCGATCGCCGGCGCCGCCGCGCTCTATCTCGGCGCGCTGCCTCTCACGACTGAGCCTTCCCGCAGCGCGGCCCTGCGGGCGGTCGACCTAGCGATTGCCGCGGGCGTCCCCGTCTGCTTCGACCCGAATCCCCGGCCGCAGTTCCTCGCCGCCGGGGCTGCGGCACGCGAGGCGTGTTGGCGGATCGCCCGCGCGGTTACGGTGCTGAAGGTCAGCGCGGAGGACATGACGATCCTCGGCATCACGACCGACGACCTGCCCGATGTCGCACCGCGGGCACGCCTCCGCGTACTCTCCCACGGCGCAGCGGGCTGCGACTACTGGACGCCTGAGATGAGCGGGCATCAGCCCGCGTTCGTGGTGCAGACCGTCGACGAGACCGGCGCCGGGGACGCCTTCACGGCCGCACTTATCGCCCGCGGGGTCGCCACCGGCTTCCACTACTCGGCGGACGACATCGCCTTCGCCGCGGCCGTCGGCGCTCTCGCGACGACGCGCCACGGCGCCATCGACGCACTCCCGACCACCGCGGACGTCGCCGCATTCCTTGCTCGCACGGCAAGGGATCACGCCTCGCGCCAGGATTGCGGCACTCATCCTGCTGGAAGTTGA
- a CDS encoding rhodanese-like domain-containing protein, giving the protein MAKKTAAEMVAEAKSRIRNLSPDEVAAELKRGNVVLVDLREPEEREENGAIPGSVSAPRGMLEFYADPTTSYHREEFDPEQDIILYCSAGGRSALAADTLQQMGYRRVAHLEGGFTAWRDQGLPVEP; this is encoded by the coding sequence GTGGCGAAGAAGACCGCAGCGGAGATGGTAGCCGAGGCCAAGTCCCGCATCAGGAACCTCTCGCCCGACGAGGTAGCCGCCGAGCTCAAGCGGGGCAACGTCGTCCTGGTCGACCTGCGCGAGCCGGAGGAGCGCGAGGAGAACGGCGCGATCCCGGGGTCGGTTTCAGCGCCGCGGGGGATGCTGGAGTTCTACGCCGATCCCACCACGTCCTATCACCGGGAGGAGTTCGACCCCGAGCAGGACATCATCCTGTACTGCAGCGCAGGCGGTCGCTCAGCCCTGGCCGCCGACACGCTTCAGCAGATGGGCTACCGCCGGGTCGCCCACCTCGAAGGCGGGTTCACCGCGTGGCGCGATCAGGGACTTCCGGTCGAGCCTTAG
- a CDS encoding GyrI-like domain-containing protein, with amino-acid sequence MEKIDPRQSLKELYAPSAKDVTEVVVPPLRFLMIDGDGGPDSAAYREAVESLFALAYGVKFAVKRQASVDFRVMPLECLWWADDYSVFLTGDRESWRWTAMIMQPEPVTAELVEQVREQVAAKKKLPALDQVRFETFEEGRAAQILYVGPYADEGPTIQRLHQFIADRGGSLTGKHHEIYLNDPSRTAPEKLKTILRQPFV; translated from the coding sequence ATGGAGAAGATCGACCCGCGACAGTCGCTCAAGGAGCTCTATGCACCCTCGGCCAAGGACGTGACCGAGGTGGTCGTCCCGCCGCTACGCTTCCTGATGATCGACGGGGACGGGGGACCGGACAGCGCGGCCTATCGCGAGGCGGTCGAGAGCCTCTTCGCTCTTGCCTACGGCGTCAAGTTCGCCGTGAAACGCCAGGCGTCGGTCGACTTCCGGGTCATGCCGCTCGAGTGCCTCTGGTGGGCGGACGACTACTCGGTCTTCCTGACGGGTGACCGGGAGTCCTGGCGCTGGACGGCGATGATCATGCAGCCTGAGCCGGTGACGGCCGAACTTGTCGAGCAGGTGCGGGAACAGGTCGCGGCCAAGAAAAAGCTACCCGCGCTCGATCAGGTGCGTTTCGAGACCTTTGAGGAGGGACGGGCCGCGCAGATCCTGTACGTTGGCCCGTACGCTGACGAAGGGCCGACGATCCAGCGTTTGCACCAGTTCATCGCCGACCGCGGTGGTTCGCTGACCGGCAAGCACCACGAGATCTACCTCAACGACCCCAGCCGCACTGCGCCGGAGAAGTTGAAGACGATCCTGCGCCAGCCGTTCGTCTGA